From the genome of Bacteroidota bacterium, one region includes:
- a CDS encoding TlpA disulfide reductase family protein produces the protein MRKIAMAIGFATALVSCNNQDNLTINGNIAGLENGKLIVAKIEENRPSNIDTIEIKEGKFSYTEKMEEADFRLFILEENRQKGVFMYVGNDNVTLEGNIDSLDKSEIKGSASNELYTELIEGFKEVQKEKGELYQEAQMAQMQKDSIKLESLKDAIEQNDAKGENLVYEFAKTNNEATLSAWALNTIIQKFDYEKVNPIYEGFSQEVKDSKYGKDLAERLAKLAKLATGAVAPDFTLTTTTGEEFKLSEQKGKVVLIDFWAHWCKPCRAENPNNIALIEKYGNDGFTIAGISVDRPQDKDKWLQAIEDDKINYTQMLDTIEVNKEYDVRFIPTTILLDREGKIIAKNLRGEELAAKLKEIFTK, from the coding sequence ATGAGAAAAATAGCAATGGCAATTGGATTTGCCACAGCATTAGTTTCTTGTAACAATCAAGATAACCTAACAATAAACGGTAATATTGCCGGATTGGAAAACGGTAAATTAATTGTTGCCAAAATCGAAGAAAACCGTCCTTCAAATATAGATACTATTGAAATAAAAGAAGGAAAATTTTCTTACACAGAAAAAATGGAGGAAGCAGATTTCCGTCTGTTCATACTTGAAGAAAACAGACAAAAAGGTGTTTTCATGTATGTGGGGAATGACAATGTAACTCTTGAAGGAAATATCGACAGTCTTGACAAGTCAGAAATCAAAGGTTCTGCATCTAACGAACTTTACACTGAATTAATCGAAGGATTCAAAGAAGTACAAAAAGAAAAAGGAGAACTTTATCAGGAAGCTCAAATGGCTCAGATGCAAAAAGATTCAATTAAATTAGAATCTTTAAAAGATGCTATCGAGCAAAACGATGCAAAAGGAGAAAACCTGGTTTATGAATTTGCTAAAACAAACAATGAAGCAACTCTTTCTGCATGGGCTTTAAACACTATTATTCAAAAATTTGATTACGAAAAAGTAAACCCTATTTACGAAGGTTTTTCTCAGGAAGTAAAAGACAGCAAATACGGTAAAGATTTAGCCGAAAGACTTGCTAAATTAGCTAAACTGGCTACAGGTGCGGTTGCTCCTGATTTCACTCTTACTACAACTACAGGAGAAGAGTTTAAGCTTTCTGAGCAAAAAGGAAAAGTTGTTCTTATCGATTTCTGGGCACACTGGTGTAAGCCGTGTAGAGCAGAAAATCCAAACAACATTGCCCTAATCGAAAAATATGGAAACGACGGATTCACAATTGCAGGTATTTCTGTAGACCGTCCACAAGATAAAGACAAGTGGTTACAGGCAATTGAGGATGATAAAATCAACTATACTCAAATGTTAGATACTATAGAAGTAAACAAAGAGTATGACGTTCGTTTTATACCTACAACTATCTTACTTGATAGAGAAGGTAAAATCATCGCTAAGAACTTAAGAGGTGAAGAATTAGCTGCAAAATTGAAAGAGATTTTCACAAAATAA